The window CCGATCTTCTGGCTGACTTCATCGGGCAGCATGTAGCCCGCCGAGTCGGTGCAGTAAATGCAGTTGGCGCCGAAGCTTTCCATCAGCCGCGCCTGTTCCAGCAACTGCTCGGCGCTGACCATGTGCGCCATCATCAGGAAGCCCACGGTGTCCAGGCCCATCTCGCGGGACATGCCGATGTGCTGCTCGGAGACGTCCGCCTCGGTGCAGTGGGTCGCCACGCGTATGGTGGACACGCCGCAGCCGTGGGCCATCTTCAGGTGCTCGACGGTGCCGATGCCCGGCAGCAGCAACGCCGAGACCTTGGCCTGCTTGAGCTTGGGAATCACCGCCTCGAAGTATTCGCGGTCGGTGTGGGCGGGGAAGCCGTAGTTCACCGAGGCGCCGCCCAGGCCGTCGCCATGGGTGATCTCGATCAGCGGCACGCCGGCCTCGTCCAGGCCGGTGGCGACGGAAACCATCTGCTCCAGGCTGATCTGATGGCGCTTGGCGTGCATGCCGTCGCGCAGGCTCATGTCGTGCAGGCGGACCTTCTTACCTTGCAGGTTCATGGTGATTCTCCTTAGCGGGCCGGCAATTGCAGGGCGCCCTGGTGGGCTTGTTCGGCGAACATCTCGGCGGTGCGCAGACCGGCGGCGGTCATGATGTCGAGGTTGCCGGCGGACTTGGGCAGGTAGTCGCCCAGGCCTTCCACTTCCAGGTACACCGAGACGCGGTTGCCATCGAACACCGGGCCGTTGATCAACTTGTAGCCCGGCACGTAGCGCTGCACCTCGCGGATCATCTCGTGCACCGAGGCGCGGATGGCCGCCTGGTCCGGCGCGGTCGCAGTCAGGCAGTGAATGGTGTCGCGCATCATCAGCGGCGGCTCGGCCGGGTTGATGACGATGATCGCCTTGCCTTGCTTGGCGCCGCCCACCTGCTCGATGGCGCCGGCGGTGGTGCGGGTGAATTCGTCGATGTTCTTGCGCGTGCCCGGCCCGACCGAACGGGAGGACACGGTGGCGACGATCTCGGCGTAGTCCACCGGCTGCACCCTTGAGACCGCCGCCACCATCGGGATGGTGGCCTGGCCGCCGCAGGTGACCATGTTGACGTTCATCGCCAGGTTGCCGGCGTGCTCGGCGAGGTTCACCGGCGGCACGCAGAACGGGCCGATGGCGGCCGGGGTCAGGTCGACCATGATCACGCCCAGCGCGTTGAGCTTGCGGCTGTTCTCGGCGTGGACGTAGGCGGAGGTGGCATCGAAGGCGATGCGGATGTCGTCGTCCAGCACGTGCGGCAGCAGGCCGTCGACGCCGTCGGAAGTGGTCTTCAGGCCGAATTCACGGGCGCGCGCCAGGCCGTCGGAAGACGGGTCGACACCGACCATCCAGACCGGTTCGATCCACTCGGACCTGCGCATCTTCATCAGCAGGTCGGTGCCGATGTTGCCGGGGCCGATGATCGCGGCCCTGAGTTTCTTGCTCATGGATGACTCCTATGCACGGAAGGACACCTGGGCGCTGCCCAGGCCGTCGATGTCCAGTTCGAAACGGTCGCCTGCCTTCGCCGGTTCCAGTGGTACCAGCGAGCCGGAGAGGATGATTTCGCCGGCCTTGAAGGGGATGCCGAAGGCGCCCAGGGTGTTGGCCAGCCAGGCCACGGCGGTGAGCGGATTGCCCTGCACCGCCGAGCCCAGGCCCTCGCTGATCTGCACGCCGTTCTTGCGCACGCGCATGTGCAGGTTGGGCAGGTCCAGCTCACGCGGGTCGCGCTCCACCTCGCCGAGCACGAACACGCCGCAGGAAGCGTTGTCGGCCACGGTGTCCTGGATGCGGATCTTCCAGTCGTGGATGCGCGAGTCGACGATCTCGAAGCAGGCCATCACGCATTCGGTGGCCTCCAGCACGTCGGCCTCGGTGACACCGGGACCCTTGAGGTCGCGCTTGAGGCGGAAGGCGATCTCGCCTTCGGCGCGCGGCTGGATCAGGCGGTTTTCCGACAGCGAGATGTCGGCGCCGTTGGCGAACCACATCTTGCGGGTGATGAACCCGAAGTCCGGCTGGTGCACGTTGAGCATGCGCTGCACGGCCTCGGAGGTGACGCCGATCTTCTTGCCCACCAGCTCGTCGCCGTCGGCCAGGCGCCGTTGCAGCATGTGCTGGGAGATGCGGTAGGCGTCCTCGATGCCGATCTGCGCCCAGCGCTCGGTCAGCGGCGCCAGGGTGCGACCCTCGACCAGGGCGGCGTAGAGTTCGTCGGCGTGCTGCCGCTGGAGAACCTCGCTCATGCCGGGGTCTCCTCGAGGAAGGCCAGCACTTCGCGGTTGAACAGCGCACGGTGCTCGACCATCACCCAGTGCCCGCACTCGCTGAGCAGCACGAAGCGGATGTTGCGGCAGGCGTCCATCAGCGTCTGCGCGCCGCTGGACGGGCAGAATTTGTCGTTCATGCCCCAGAAGCCGAGGATCGGGCAGGACAGTTCGGCCACGCGCCCGGCCAGGTTCGGCACCTGCATGCGGGTCAGCACGCAGCGCGGCTGCTCCAGCACCACGGCGACGCGCTCGTTGACCGTCTCGTCGCTGATCTGCGAGGGATCGAATAGCTGCAGCGAAAGCAGGCGGCGCATGCCGTCGGCGTCGTTCAGCTCGCCGTTGGCGAAGGCGGCGCCCATCTTCTGGATGCCTTCCATCTGCAGGTAGTACTGCTCCTTCTCCATCAGCCCGCCGGGCGCCATCAGCACCAGGCGCGCGATGCGCTGCGGCTGGTCGAGGGCCATCTTGATGGCGATGGCGCCGCCCAGGGAGTTGCCCACCAGGGTGCAGCGCGGGATGTCCAGGGCGTCGAGCAGGCCGAACATGGCGTCGACGAAGAAGTCCAGGGTGTAGTCGGTTTCCGGCTTGTCGCTGGCGCCGTAGCCGGGCAGGTCCGGGACCAGCACGCGATGGCCGGCGGCGGCGAATTCCGGGTAGTTCAGCTTGAAGTTGCTGTGGCCGCTGGCGCCGGGGCCGCTGCCATGGATGAACAGCACGGCGTCGCCGCTGCCGTTGTCCAGGTAATGCAATCGGAGTCCGTCGTTGAGGGTGACGAAGTGCCCTTGCGGCAAGGCGGCCATGGCGTCGCTCCAGGGAGGGGAATGTGCCGGGATTATTTCGGCGCCTGGGAGGGCGACACATCGTCCGAGAGGACTACGGGGGATTTCGTGCGCGATGACCACCCATCCTACGGGCTGATGCCGCCAGGAAAGTCCGTGCCTACGATTCCCCCTCACCCCAGCCCTCTCCCTCCGGGAGAGGGAGCCGTCCGAACCGGCTGACGCCATGGTTACCTCCTGCACCGAACGGTCCCCTCTCCCTCCGGGAGAGGGCTAGGGTGAGGGGCCGAAGGCCAGCCACGCGCCAGGCTCAACCCTGGCGCAGGGCGTACAACCGTTCGCGGTTGTACGCCGATTTACCTCGCCTACCGCCAACACCATGGTCGAACATAGGCGCCGCCCTAGTCCCTTCGGACGTGGGCGCGAGAGGCCGGCGCGCCTAGGCTGGAAGCCTTCCCCATCGAGGAGCGGACATGACACGAGCATTGGATTTCAGCGGCCAGGTGGTGCTGGTCACCGGCGGCGGCAAGGGCGTTGGCCGGGGCATCAGCCAGCGATTCCTGGAACAGGGCGCCGAAGTGGTGATCTGCGGACGCGAAGCCCCCGCGCAACTGCCCAGCCACGCGGGGCGCGAAGCCTGGTTCATCCCCTGCGACGTGCGCGACTTCGAGCAGTTGCAGGCGCTGATGGCCGCCATCGACGAGCGCCACGGGCGCCTCGACGTGCTGATCAACAATGCCGGCGGTGCACCCTATGCCGATGCCGCCGATGCCTCGCCGCGCTTCTCCGAGGCCATAGTACGGCTCAACCTGCTGGCCCCGCTGAACCTCTGCCAGCTGGCCAACCAGCGCATGCAGAAGCAGGCCGGCGGCGGCGCCATCGTCAATATCTGCAGCGTCAGCGCCGTGCGCCCCTCCCCCGGCACCGCCGCCTACGGCGCGGCCAAGGCCGGGCTGCTCAACCTGGGCCGCTCGCTGGCGGTGGAATGGGCGCCGAAGGTACGGGTGAACGCCGTGATCGGCGGCCTGATCCGCACCGAACAGAGCCACCTGCACTATGGCGACGAGGACGGTATTCAGCGCGTGGCCGACACCATTCCGCTGGCGCGCCTGGCGGAGCCGGGCGACATCGGCGATGCCTGCCTGTACCTGGCCTCGTCGATGGCCGCGTATGTCAGCGGCGCCGAAATCGCCGTGCACGGCGGCGGCGAGCGGCCGGCCTTCCTCGAAGCGGCGCAGGGGTAAGAACATGCTCAGCGCCCGTCACGAACTCATCCTCGACCTCAACCCGGACGCGGCCTGGAACCGCCTGCGCGACCTGAGCCTGGCGCCGCACTACGTGCCCGGCCTGACCGGCTGCGAATTCCACCCCGGCCCCCGTGACGGGCTGGGCGCCAGCCGCCGGGTGCTGATGAAGCGCGGCTTCCTCGATGAAAGCGTGGTCGAGTGGCGCGAAGGCCAGGGCCTGGTGCTGCGCCTGCACCGCGCCGAGCAGGGACCGCCCTTCCCCTTCCGCGAGGCCAGTTTCCGCTACGCGCTGCACCCTGAAAGCGGTGGGCGTACCCGTTTGAGCCTGAGCCTGGATGGCGAGCTGCGTGGCGGTCGTCTTGGCGAATGGTTGCTGGCTGGTGCGCTGAAGAAGACCGTGGCGAAGATCGCGGTGAACCTCAAGGCGTTTTACAAAACGGGCAAGAGCCAGAATCCGGATTACGCTGGCTGACCTTGAGTGTCGTCCGTGAGATGGACGTGCGCAGGAGCGCAGCATCCCTGTAGGAGCGAGCTTGCTCGCGAACAATCCCCGCTGCGGGGCCTGGGTTCGCGAGCAAGCTCGCTCCTACGAAGAACAAAAGCACGTCCCGGCGGTTAGTCCCGTGCCACCTCGAAATGCCCGCGGAAGGTCGTCTCGACGATCCGCCACTGGCCGTCGACGCGCCGGTAGCGGTCCTGGTAGAAGCCGCCCAGTTGGCGGGTTGACCCGGTCTCGCCGTCGCGGTTCTGGTAATGCAGGGCCCAGCGCGCGCGGGCGTTGTCGGCATCCTCCAGCTCGATCTCCGGGTTGGCCGCGTGGTGCAGGTCGATCACCCGTGGCACGCAGGCCAACTCCTGGTACAGCGCCAGGAACGGCTCGCGGTCACGGAATACGCCCAGCGGGCCGTAGTCGATCAGCACCTCGCCGCCGGCGAAGCACGCGCGAATCGCCTCCACGTCCTTCAGGTCGCAGGCATTGAGGTAGCGGTGCTTGAGTTGGCGGATGGCTTCGAGCGCCTCCAGGCGCTCGAGTCGTTGTTCCAGGTTCATTCCGGTCTCCGTTCCACGTTGAGGTCACCCCAGTAGGCTTTCATCGAACGAATGCGGCCGTGGGCGTCGAACTCCATCACGTCGATCACGTGCAGGCTGCAGGGTTCGCCGTTCCAGATCAGGTCGACACGGAACGGCATCGCCCCGCAGCCGTTGCCGGTGACCCGCACCGGCCCGGTGAGCTGGGCGCTCGCCTCGGCGCGGCCCAGGCCCTCGCGGTAGAAACGGGCGATGGCCTCGATCCCGACCAGGGGCTTGGCGCCCACCGGGTCCTCGACCACCGCGTCATCGGCGTAGAGCGACAGGATGCCGTCGATGTCGCCGGCATCCACCAGTTCCACGTAACGCGCCATGCGCCGGCGGACCAGTTGCGCGTCCATCAGGCCACCTCGAACAGCGCGGCCGCGCCCATGCCACCGCCGATGCACATGCTCACCACCACGTAGCGCACGCCGCGGCGACGACCTTCCAGCAGCGCGTGACCGGCCATGCGCGCGCCGGACATGCCGAATGGATGGCCGATGGCGATGGCGCCGCCGTTGACGTTCAGGCGCTCGTCGGGGATGCCCAGCTTGTCCTGGCAGAACAGCACCTGGCAGGCGAAGGCCTCGTTGAGCTCCCACAGGCCGATGTCGTCCGCCTTCAGGCCGTGGCGCTTGAGCAGCTTGGGTACCGCGAAGACCGGGCCGATGCCCATCTCGTCGGCGTTGCAGCCGGCCACCGCCAGGCCACGGTAGATGCCCAACGGCTGCAGGCCACGGCGCTCGGCTTCGCGGGCTTCCATCAGCAGCGAGGCCGAGGCGCCATCGGAAAGTTGCGATGCGTTGCCGGCAGTGATGAATTGGCCCGCCCCGGTCCACTGGCCGCCCTGCCATACCGGCTCCAGCGCAGCGAGGCTAGCCAGGGTGGTGTCGGCGCGGTTGCATTCGTCGCGGTCGATCAGCACGGCTTCGTGACGGCTCTCGCCGGTGGCCTTGTCCACCACCAGGCGCTGCGCGCGCATCGGCAGGATCTCGTCGGCGAACAGGCCGTCGCGCTGGGCTGCGGCGGTGCGCTGCTGGCTGCGCAGCGAGTAGGCGTCCTGGGCTTCGCGGCTGATGCCGTAGCGGGCGGCGACGATCTCGGCGGTCTCGATCATCGGGATATAGGCCGCCGGGTCGCGTTCCAGCACGATCTGCGACTGGTTGCGGTAGGCATTCTTGTGCTTGTTCTGCACCAGGGAGATGGACTCCAGGCCGCCGGCCACGGCGATGTCCAGCTCGTTGCAGGCGATGGACTTGGCGGCGATGGCGATGCTCATCAGGCCGGAGGCGCACTGGCGCTCCACCGCCATGCCGGCCACGCTCGACGGCAGGCCACCGGCAATGGCGCAGAGGCGGCCGAGGTTATAGGCCTGGGTGCCCTGCTGGGCGGCGGCGCCCATGATGACGTCCTCCACCTCGCCCGGCTCGACGCCGGCGCGGCGAACCACCTCGGCCACCACCGCGCCGCCCATGGCGGGCGCCTCGGTGTCGTTGAAGGCGCCGCGGAAGGCCTTGCCGATGGCGGTACGGGCGGTGGAGACGATGACGGCTTCTCTCATTGCGAATCCTCAGGTAGTTCCGGGTTTCAGCCTTCGTAGGGCGCATAACGCGCCAGCGTTATCCGCCGACCCAAGGCCGGCGGATAACCTGTTCCAGGTTATTCGCCCTACGAGCAGCTCCTCAGACGGGGTAGCTCTTCAAAGTGGGAAGTAACGGCTGATGGTGTCCACCACGCAGCCGGGGCGGTCTTCGCCCTCGATCTCTACGCTGACGCGCACGGTGGACTGCACCGCGCCCTTCACCGCCTCGGCGGCGACCAGCTCGGCGCGGCCGCGCACGCGGGCGCCGGCCTTGACCACGCTGGGGAAGCGCACGCGGTCGCAGCCGTAGTTGACGCCCATGGAAATGCCGCGCACCTCGACGATCTGCGGCAGGAACAGGTTGACCAGCGACAGCGTCAGGTAGCCGTGGGCGATGCAGGTGCCGTAGGGGCCGCTCGCCGCACGAACCGGGTCGACGTGGATCCACTGGTGGTCGCCGGTCGCTTCGGCGAACTGGTCGATGCGCGACTGCTCGACGGTGATCCAGTCGCTCTCGCCGAGGACTTCGCCGACACAGGCCAGCAGCTCTTGCGGATGTTCGAAGACGCGTGCCATATCAGGCCCTCTGGCTGGAGACCGACAGCACTTCGCCGGTCATGTAGGAGCTGTAGTCGCTGGCCAGGAACATCATCACGTTGGCGATTTCCCAGACCTCGGCGGCACGGCCGAAGGCTTCGTTGGCGGCCAGCTTGTCCAGCAGCTCCTGCGGCGCGGATTTGCGCAGGAAGTCGTGCAGGGCGATGCTCGGACTCACCGCGTTGATGCGGATGCCGTGCTCGGCCGCTTCCACGGCGGCGCAGCGGGTCAGCGCCATCACCCCGGCCTTGGCCGCGGCGTAGTGGCTCTGCTCCTTCTGCGCGCGCCAGCCGAGCACCGAGGCGTTGTTGACGATGGCGCCGGCGCGGCGCTCCATCATGTACGGCAGCATGGCGCGGGTCATGCGCATGGTGCCGGTGAGGGTGACGTCGAGGACGCGGTTCCACTCTTCGTCGGTCATCTCCACCAGCGAGCGGGAGCCGCCCAGCCCAGCGTTGTTGATCAGCACGTCGACGCCGCCCAGACGCTCCTCGGCGGCGGCCACCAGGGCGCGTACCTGTTCCTCGTTGGTGACGTTGCAGACCTGCCCGTACACCGCCTGCAGGCCGCAGGCCTGGCGGATGCGCTCAACAGCCTCGTTCAGGCGGCCCTCATGGATGTCGCTGATCATCAGCGCACGGCAGCCTTCCTCGGCGGCGCGCAGGGCGGCGGAAAAGCCGATGCCGGCGCCCGCGGCGGCCGTGATCAGCACCGACTTGCCGCGCAGCAGGCCACGGCCGGATACGTATTCGGGTTTGAGCATGGTATGTCTCCTTACTGCGGGACCTGGCGGGCCACCTTGGGTTCTTTGGGCAGGCCGAGGGCACGCTCGGCGATGAGGTTGCGCTGGATCTCGTTGCTGCCGCCGTAGATGGTGTCGGAGCGGCTGAACAGGAACAGGCCCTGCAGGCGGCTCAGCTGGTAGGGGCCGCCGTCGAGGATTTCCGCCTCGGCGCCGAGTACGTCCATGGCCAGCTTGCCCAGGCGCGCGTGCCAGTCGGACCAGCACAGCTTGTAGATCAGCGCTTCGCGGCGCAGGCCGGTGTTCTGGTCGCCCGAGAGCATGCGCAGCGAGTTGTAGCGCAGCACCTTGAGCCCGCCCCAGGCCTCGGCGAGGCGCTGACGCAGCAGCGGATCGCGGGCGGCGCCGTTGGCGCGGGCGATGCGGATGATCTCATCCAGTTCGTTCTGGAACTGCATCTGCTGGCCGAGGGTGGACACGCCACGCTCGAAGCCCAGCAGCGCCATGGCGATCTTCCAGCCGTCACCCGGCGCGCCGAGCAGGTTCTCGGCGGCGGTCTCGGCGTCGTCGAAGAACACCTCGTTGAATTCGGAGGTGCCGGTCAGCTGCTCGATCGGCCGCACGGTGATGCCCGGCTGGTTCATCGGCACCAGCAGGAAGGCCAGGCCGTGATGGCCGACACTGCCCTGCTCGGAGCGGGCGATGACGAAGCACCAGTCGGATTCGTGGGCCAGCGAGGTCCAGACCTTCTGCCCGTTGATGCGCCAGACGTTGCGCTCGGCGTCGAAAGTGGCGCGGGTCTTAACGGCGGCAAGGTCAGAACCGGCGCCCGGTTCGGAGTAGCCCTGGCACCAGAACTCACGGCCGCTGACGATACCCGGCAACAGGCGGCTCTTCTGCTCGTCGGTGCCGAAGGCGGCAATGGTCGGGCCAGCCAGGCCCTCGCCGATGTGCCCCATGCGGCCGGGGCCGCCGGCACGGGCGTATTCCTCGTGGAAAATCACCTGCTGGTTGATCGACAGGCCGCGCCCGCCGTGCTCCTTGGCCCAGCCCACGCAGGTCCAGCCGCCCTCGGCGAGCTTGCGCTCCCAGGCTTTGCGTTCCTCGGGGAAACTGTGTTCGTCGCCCGGGCCGCCACGGAAACGCAGCGGTTCGAATTCGCCACGCAGGTTGTCCGCCAGCCACTGGGCGACTTCGGCGCGGAAGGCCTCGTCGGCGGCGTCGAATCCGATCTTCATGGGCGGTCCTCCAGGATGGCGGCAGCAATGCGCTCACGGTGCCAGGCCGGCGTGCCGAACAGGCTCTCGCTGGCGCGGGCGCGCTTGAAATACAGGTGCGGGTCGTATTCCCAGGTGAAGCCGACCCCGCCGTGCAGCTGGATCGACTCGGCGGCGCCATGGAAGAAGGCTTCCGAGGCCTGGGACTTGGCCAGCGCAGCGGCCAGCGGCAGCTCGGCGGCGAGCGCGGCATCGCCCTGCCCGTCCAGCGCTTCCTGGGCCACGCAGGCGGCGTAGTAGAGCGCGGAGCGCGCGCATTCCACCTGCAGCATCATGTCCGCCATGCGGTGCTTGAGCGCCTGGAAGCTGCCCACCGGGCGGCCGAACTGACGGCGTTCCTGGGTGTAGGCGACGGTCAGGTCGAGCGCCTGTTGGGCGCCGCCAACCTGCTCGGCGGCCAGGGTCACGGCGGCCAGCTGCAGCACCTTGCACAGCGCCGGCCAGGCGGTGCCAGCCGCGCCCAGCAGGGCCTCGGCGGACAGGTAGAGACCGTTCAGCTCGACCTCGGCCAGCTGGCGGGTCTGGTCCAGCGTCGGCAATGCGCGGCGCTGCAGACCTTCGCTGGCAGCGGGCACGGCGAACAGGCAGATGCCCCCCTCGCCTCGGCTGCCGGCCAGGCGTGCGGGAATCAACAGCAGGTCGGCGCTATGGCCGTCGAGCACCGGACGCAGGCGGCCGTCGAGGACGAAGCCGTCGCCTTCGGGGCGAACCTGCACCTGGACTGAGCCGGCCTCCGGCGCACCTTCGGCACCCAGCGCCAGGGTGGCGGTCAGGCTGCCTTCGGCCAGGCCGGGCAACCAGCGGGCCTGCTGCGCCTGGCTGCCGAGCACGCGCAGGGCGCAAACGGCCAGGGTGCTGGCGAAGAACGGCAGCGACGCCAGGCGACGGCCCAGTTGCTCCTGGACGATAGCCAGCTCGACGAAGCCCAGTCCCAGGCCGCCATGGGCCTCGGGCACCAGCAGCGCCTGCCAGCCGAGTTCATCGCGAATGCGCTGCCAGAGCGCCAGGTCATGACCGCCGGCGGCCATCGCCGCGCGCACGGCGCTGGAGGGTGAAGCATCGGCGAGGAAGCTTTCCGCGCTGTCGCGGATCATCTCCTGCTCGTCGGTAAAGGCGAATTCCATGGGAAGCGGCCCTGTGGGTTCAGATGCAGGGCAGTCTGGCGGGAGATGGCCGGGCGGGAATCGTCCGAATGGACGTGGGGGAAAGCGATGATTTTTTGGGGATGGTGTAGGGGCGAGCTTGCTCGCGAGCCCTTGGCCATAGAGAGAAGGAGCCGTTCAGCGCGTTGGGGATGGTCCGACGTTCAACCTGTGGGAGCAACTGTCTTTTCCGGCGAGTCCCGAGCTGGGCTTTCCCCCTCACCCCAACCCTCTCCCCCTGGGAGAGGGAGCAGTCCGTACCGGCTGACACCGTGGCCTCCTCCTGCACGGAACGGTCCCCTCTCCCGCTTGCGGGAGAGGGTTAGGGTGAGGGGCTTTTGATCTGGCAGGAGCGGACTTTGTCCGCGATGCGGACCATCGCGGATGAATCCGCTCCTACAAGGTCGCGCGGTGGATCAAGTGCCGTACACCTTCTGCGCCGGCACGGCGCGTTCGATCAGCTCGTCCACCACGCCGCCGATTTCTTCCGGCAGCCAGCGCGCGCCCTTGTCGCGCTCCGGGCCGCGGCGCCAGCCGTCGCCGATGGAGAGCTTGCCGCCTTCCACCTCAAACAGGCGGCCGGTGACGTGCTGGGAGTCTTCGGAAACCAGCCAGGCAATCAGCGGCGCGACGTTTTCCGGGGCGAAGTGGTCGAAGCCGTCTTCGGGCTTCTTCATCACGTCGGCAAACACCTGCTCGGTCATGCCGGTGCGCGCGGCCGGGGCCAGAGCGTTGGCAGTGATGCCGTAGCGCGCCAGTTCCGCCGCCTGCACCAGGGTCAGGGAGGCGATGCCGCCCTTGGCTGCCGAGTAGTTGGATTGGCCGATGGAGCCCTGCAGGCCGGCGCCGGAGCTGGTGTTGATGATGCGCGCCTGCACCTTCACGCCAGCCTTGGCCTGGTCGCGCCAGTGGTGCACGGCGTGGCTG of the Pseudomonas sp. PSE14 genome contains:
- a CDS encoding SDR family oxidoreductase codes for the protein MSICKDRVVIITGAGGGLGRAYALALAAEGAKVVVNDINREAVAGVVALIRDQGGQAIGDSHDITNYAEAGEIVRAAIDAFGDLHAVVNNAGICRDRMFASLTEADWDAVMNVHLKGHFCIASHAVHHWRDQAKAGVKVQARIINTSSGAGLQGSIGQSNYSAAKGGIASLTLVQAAELARYGITANALAPAARTGMTEQVFADVMKKPEDGFDHFAPENVAPLIAWLVSEDSQHVTGRLFEVEGGKLSIGDGWRRGPERDKGARWLPEEIGGVVDELIERAVPAQKVYGT